A single region of the Nostoc cf. commune SO-36 genome encodes:
- a CDS encoding coiled-coil domain-containing protein produces MKRPLEYFLASLNIAAAVAYPALDGQYSLVCRVLGVSCGLLYWKISPNIFEAINKLSSRRDELKKSVKRLNSELDILPRKIEDLTQSKQQELDGRESAIVTREKELEKQIEAANKVLAEREQELAQSVDDANSELEKDKQKFLEETDEAIAQYQSKIDLLESEIDELRSLLAQYEAPALPEGSSFEIILVRHCMELLLNKRVVCEFKGVALDPDGYVVARLKPQDGGQKAIEKWANYLHIEMELAEAPKFATLRGAVQIWLKPQEMVRLPSLPFDGEPPNPSLREAAPTPNPPSNPPNLRVIKTESYDNFAQSPVQQPFTPSSSQPNKEFDERLMGFVEPRAKLPPYGAIRQMERDWVGFLWCFYEPVVRNQKAIILRVWGYKSGDGDGFQSARSRLHQILKDAGITPKTRERTVSNE; encoded by the coding sequence ATGAAACGCCCATTAGAATACTTTTTAGCCTCACTTAATATTGCTGCTGCTGTTGCCTACCCTGCATTGGATGGGCAATACAGCCTTGTGTGTAGAGTGTTGGGGGTATCTTGTGGGCTACTTTACTGGAAGATATCACCTAATATATTTGAAGCTATTAATAAACTCAGTTCTCGTCGTGATGAGTTAAAAAAAAGCGTTAAACGATTAAATTCAGAATTAGATATATTACCTCGTAAAATTGAAGATTTGACACAGAGTAAGCAGCAAGAATTGGATGGTAGAGAATCAGCTATTGTTACCCGTGAAAAGGAATTAGAAAAGCAAATAGAGGCGGCTAATAAGGTACTGGCAGAACGCGAACAGGAATTAGCTCAAAGTGTTGATGATGCTAATTCTGAACTTGAAAAGGATAAGCAGAAATTCTTAGAGGAAACTGACGAGGCGATCGCACAGTACCAATCTAAAATTGATCTTTTAGAATCTGAAATTGATGAACTGCGAAGTCTTTTAGCACAGTACGAAGCCCCAGCACTCCCCGAAGGCTCCAGCTTTGAAATCATCCTTGTCCGTCACTGCATGGAATTGCTGCTTAATAAGCGGGTAGTTTGTGAATTTAAGGGTGTAGCACTTGATCCAGATGGTTATGTCGTAGCGAGGCTGAAGCCCCAGGATGGCGGACAGAAGGCAATTGAGAAGTGGGCTAATTATTTGCACATTGAAATGGAACTTGCCGAAGCTCCCAAGTTTGCAACTCTGCGGGGGGCAGTGCAGATATGGCTAAAACCACAAGAAATGGTCAGGCTACCATCTTTACCATTCGACGGAGAACCCCCAAACCCTTCTCTACGAGAGGCTGCGCCAACGCCGAATCCCCCATCGAATCCCCCAAACCTTCGAGTAATAAAGACCGAATCTTATGATAATTTCGCTCAAAGTCCTGTACAGCAACCATTTACACCAAGTTCGTCTCAACCCAATAAGGAGTTCGACGAAAGGCTGATGGGGTTCGTAGAACCAAGGGCGAAGCTTCCCCCCTACGGAGCAATCAGGCAAATGGAGCGTGATTGGGTCGGGTTTCTCTGGTGCTTCTATGAACCAGTTGTCAGAAACCAGAAAGCAATCATTTTAAGAGTTTGGGGTTACAAGTCTGGTGATGGTGATGGTTTCCAGTCTGCGCGATCGCGGCTGCACCAAATTTTGAAAGATGCAGGTATTACACCAAAAACACGGGAGAGAACGGTTAGTAATGAATAG